Within Roseisolibacter agri, the genomic segment CGCTGATCAACGGCGGCCAGTTCCTGCCGGCGATCGTCGTCTCCGCGCGCGAGATGCACCTGATCCTCGCCGAGGCGGCGCTGGCGCAGGGCAACACGGCGGAGTTCACGTCGCGGATCAACACGGTGCGCGCCTTCACGTCGGGGCTCGCGCCGTACACGGGCACCGGCGTGGCGCCGCAGGACCTGCTGGTGCACATGCGCCGCGTGAACCTGTTCATGCAGGGCCGCCGTCTGGCCGACATGTACCGGTTCGGGCAGCGCGACGCGCGGTGGCAGCAGACGTCGCTCGCCTACACGATGCGCGGCTGCTTCTTCCCGATCACGCAGACGGAGCGGCAGTCGAATCCCAATCAGATCCCGCGTCCGCTGTGCGAGGGATGAGCGGCCTGAAGGCGCGCCGCCGGCGCGCGGCGCTCGTGGGGACGCTCGCCGCGCACACCCTGCTGGTGGGGTGCTACGCGCACGTCCCCGCCGCGCCCGGGTCGGTCGCGCCGGGCGCGCGCGTGCGCGTGGGCCTCACCGACGCCGGCGTGGGCGCGCTCGCGTCGTCGCTGGGCAGCAGCGTGCGCGGGCTGGAAGGGCAGGTCGAGCGTGTCGCGGGCGACACGCTCGTGCTGCGCCCCGACCGCCTGCTCACGACCGCCGACGTCGACGTGGCGTGGAGCGGCGACGCGCTCGCGCTGCCGGCGGCGTGGCGGCAGGGCGTCGAGCGCCGGCAGCTCGCGAAGGGCCGCACCGCCGTGCTGGTGGGCGGCGGCGTCGCGCTGGTGGTCGCGCTGGTGGCCGTGCTGCGGAAGGCGGGCGAGGGCGCGGGCGGCCCGGGCGGCGGCGGGCCCACGCCCTTCTGAATCGATGCCGTACGTGCGAGACGACGCGGGGCCGGTGTCCAGTGGACACCGGCCCCGCGTCGCATCACGCGCTGCGCGGTCGCGTCACTGCGCCACGCGCACGTTCACCACGCGGACGCCGATCACCGGCTCCGCGGTGCCGTAGACGCGGAGGCTCACGACGTCGCCCGCCTTGAGGCCCGACAGCACGTTCTGCAGGTCGGCGGTCGTGCGCACCTTCCGCGGCGACGGGAACATCACGTCGGTGATGACGTCGCTCGGCACCAGCAGCCGGAACGCGGGGCCCGAGCGCGACACGTCCGTGATGCGCAGGCCGCGGTCGCCCGCCGCGAGGTTCGTCTCGCGCGCGAAGTCGGCGGACACCGGCTCGACGCTGATGCCGAGCTTCACCGCCTCGCCGCGCGCGGGCTCGACGCGCGGAGCCGCGGCCCGCGCCACCGTCGGCGTCTCCTCGCGCTCCAGCAGCTTCACGCGGTAGCTCTGGCGCTTGCCGTAGCGCATCACGTCCACGCCGACCGTCTCGCCCGGCTCGTGCGCGCGCACCACGCGCTGCAGCGTGCTCACGCGGTCCACCTCGCGGCCGTCGATGGCGACGATCACGTCGCCCGCCTGCAGCCCCGCCTTCTCCGCCGGGCTTCCCTCGGCCGGGTTGAAGCCGCGCACGATCACGCCGCGGATGCGCTCCACGCCGGCGACCTTCGCGTCCTCGGGCGACACCTCGTCGATCGAGATGCCGAGCACCGGCGCGCGCACGCGGCCGTGCTTGATGAGGTCCTCCATCACGCCGCGCGCGAGCGACACCGGGATGGCGAAGCCGTAGCCCGAGTAGAAGCCCGTGCGGCTGGCGATCGCGGAGTTGATGCCGATCACCTCGCCGCGCGAGTTGAGCAGCGGGCCGCCCGAGTTGCCGGGGTTGATCGCGGCGTCGGTCTGGATGAAGTCCGAGATGGAGTAGTTGCCGCCCAGCAGCCCGGGGAGGTCGCGGTTCGAGCGCCCCTTCGCGCTGATGATCCCGGCCGTCACCGTGAAGTCGAGGCCGAGCGGGTTGCCGACGGCCACGACCCAGTCGCCCACGCGCGTCGTCGTGTCCTCGCCGAGCACGACGCTCGGCAGGTCGCTCCCCTCGATCTTGATGACCGCGACGTCCGTGGTCGGGTCGCCGCCGACGACCTTCGCGCTGAACTCGCGGTGGTCGGTGAGCGTCACCTTCACGCGGTCGGCGT encodes:
- a CDS encoding Do family serine endopeptidase; translation: MAFAFVCGVLFATAFDWTRHLGAQNGVRVAPVSAAQVDVSGGFARIAEQVTPAVVSIQTERDARRTARGGQDGRGRVPPGFEEFFRQFEERQQEPVQADGSGFIVSKDGYILTNNHVVGDADRVKVTLTDHREFSAKVVGGDPTTDVAVIKIEGSDLPSVVLGEDTTTRVGDWVVAVGNPLGLDFTVTAGIISAKGRSNRDLPGLLGGNYSISDFIQTDAAINPGNSGGPLLNSRGEVIGINSAIASRTGFYSGYGFAIPVSLARGVMEDLIKHGRVRAPVLGISIDEVSPEDAKVAGVERIRGVIVRGFNPAEGSPAEKAGLQAGDVIVAIDGREVDRVSTLQRVVRAHEPGETVGVDVMRYGKRQSYRVKLLEREETPTVARAAAPRVEPARGEAVKLGISVEPVSADFARETNLAAGDRGLRITDVSRSGPAFRLLVPSDVITDVMFPSPRKVRTTADLQNVLSGLKAGDVVSLRVYGTAEPVIGVRVVNVRVAQ